TAATTTGATTAAGCAAACAGAGTTATATGATCCGACTACGTCTATGTATCAAACTTCGGTTAGTCTAGAGGGTGAGTCTCATGAGATCGGACGAATGAGAGCCTTTACGCCAGGCTGGTTAGAGCGGGAGTCCAACTTCCTGCATATGTCCTATAAATATTTACTTGAGCTGTTGAAGGGCGGGCTTTATGAGGAGTTCTACGGAGAACTGAAGACCTCGCTAGTTCCGTTCCTAGATCCGGCTGTCTATGGACGCAGCACGCTTGAAAATTCATCCTTTATCGCTACCGGAGGTAATCCTGATCCGAACAATCATGGTAGAGGGTTCGTTGCAAGATTAAGTGGGTCGACTGCTGAATTCTTGAGTATGTGGAGAACGATGATGGCCGGAAGCCATGTTTTCAGAGTAGAAGATGGACAGCTTACATTATCTTTGGATCCGGTTCTACCAGGCTGGCTATTTGATGAACAAGGCAATCTCTCTTTCACATTTCTAGGTGGCACGGAAGTAACTTATTCGAACCCACAATGTGAGAATACATTTGGTGAGAAGAAGGTTGTTATTCAGAGCATGACGCTCGTCTATCACGATGGAACAGTGACCGAAATTTCAGGAGCACTCGTTCGTGGCGATGAGGCAGAGGCTCTGCGGCGTGGAGAGATCAAGCAAATTCGAGCAATAATGGCATAGAAAATAAGGGAGGGCCTAGGCCCTCCCTTTATTTTTTTCTCCAAATATAAGGATAAACGCTTACCGTCCTTAAAGGATGGCGAAAGCGTTTTAGCTTGAACCCGAAAAATGGAACCTATAATCCGAAATTCAATACCTTATGGAGACAGGCAAAAGCAAATACAATGAATACATAGATATTGTAAACGCTTTATACAAGAGCGGATATAGAGATTCTGGAGGTCCATATGATGGAGAAAAAAACAAATGGGGAATTAAGCCCAGCGATGAAGCCTCAATTTTCGGGCAATTTCGAAACCGGTAAAGTAAATCGTACCCCGCTTTGGAAGAAGTTCATTACCCAACGACATTTGCAGACAATGGCACTGCTCGGTGTAGTATGGATGATTATTTTTAACTACATTCCGATGTATGGCATTATTATCGCCTTCAAGGAGTACAACATCGTCAAGCCAATCTCAGAAGCCCCTTGGGTCGGTCTCGCGAATTTCAAAGAGTTCCTGGCGGACGATAATTTTGTGTATGTAATGAAGAATACGCTGGGCATCAGCTTAATCAAACTGTTGATCTTTCCGTTGCCGATCATATTCGCTCTCTTTCTGAATGAAATCCGATCCGTTCGCTTTAAGAAGAGTATTCAGACGATATCGTATCTGCCCCACTTCCTGTCTTGGGTCGTCCTTGGCGGGATTCTTGCCACTTGGCTGGCAGATATAGGAATCATCAACAATATTCTGATGGCGCTGCATGTGATCGACCAGCCAATTTCGTTCCTGGCTGAACCAAAATATTTTTGGACTATTATTATTACCTCGGATTTATGGAAGGAGTTGGGCTGGTCAGCGATCATCTATCTGGCTGCCATTACCAGCATATCTCCCGAAATGTATGAAGCGGCCACCATCGATGGTGCCGGAAGATTCCAGAAAATGTGGTATGTTACCGTACCGACCATTAAAGGAACGATCAGCATCTTGTTTATTCTGGCGGTTAGCGGTGTACTGAACTCCAATTTTGATCAGATTCTGGTACTGCGCAATTCGCTGAATGACAGCGCGAGCAATGTGATTGACTATTATGTTTACTATACCGGTCTGCTTTCGGCCCGCTTCTCGTATTCAACTGCAATTGGGATGTTCAAATCGGTTATCTCGCTCATTCTGCTGCTAATTGCCAACCAAGTATCCAAAAAACTCAACGACACCTCGTTGTTTTAGGCCAAGGAGGGCCTGTACATGATTACACTGAATCGCAGAACCAAGGGCGAAGTCGTCTTTGATATAGTCAACAATATTGGAATGCTTTGTATTTGCTTCGTTACGCTGTATCCGATCTGGTACGTGCTGGTTAATGCTTTTAATGACGGGAAAGATGCTATGCTGGGTGGGATTTACTGGTTTCCGCGCAAGTTTTCATTGGAGAACTTTAGTGCCGTATTCGCTAGCCCGGGTATTATGAGGGCGATGTGGCTTACCGTAGCCAAAACACTTCTTGGCGTAGGTCTGCATGTGTTCTTTACGGCGATGGTTGCTTATGCGTTTTCCCGCAGGGAACTGATTGGGGGCAAATTCTACATCCTGTTAGGCACGATAACCATGATCTTCGCAGGCGGACTTATTCCGACGTACCTACTCATCAGAGATCTTCATCTGCTAGAAAATTTCCTGGTCTATATTATTCCGGTCATGTTCAGCTTCTTCGATCTAATCATCTTCATGACCTTCTTCCGGGATATTCCTGATGGTCTCGAGGAAGCGGCGCGTATTGACGGAGCTAATGACTGGTCCATCTTCCTGCGGGTTGTCCTACCGGTATCCTTGCCCGTACTGGCTACCATTGCGCTGTTCCATGGCGTTTATCAATGGAATGATTATTTTACCGGAATGATTTATATGAACAATGAAAACATGCAACCGATTCAAACCTTCCTGTACCGGGTTGTTGCCCAGTCCAGCTCGAATCTGATGATGACTGCCGTCCAGGGAAGCGCCGTGACTAGGACGGTGACCTCGCAGTCCATCAAGCTGGCTACCATGGTTGTTACAACACTTCCGATCGTCTTTGCTTACCCTTTCCTGCAACGTTATTTCGTCAAAGGGATGATGATTGGCTCCATCAAGGGCTAAGTGCCGGTCGCACTTCACCCGAACTAGTGGTGTCTCCTCCAGACTGCTCCCGCAGTCTTGGAGTTGCAAATTATAATTATTAATCAATCTAAGAAAAGGGGTAAACAAGCATGGACATGAAAAGAAAGCCAAAGAAAATAATGCTGCTGCTTATGGCAACAATCATGGTTCTGTCCGTAGCGGGCTGTTCCGGCAACAATGGCAACGCCGCAAACAAAGGTAATACCGCAAACAAGACTGAAGGCAACACAGCAGAGGCAACAGCTACAACAGCGCCAGAAGCTACAGCACTATCCGCTGATGAGCCGGGTTGGAAATCCGACACATCACCAATTACGTTTGACTGGTACCTGAACTTTGCCTGGTTCCCTAATAAATGGGGTGTGGATCCAACTTCCCAATATATCACTAAAAAAACCGGTGTTGACATTAACTTTATCGTTCCAGCCGGTAATGAAAATGAAAAGCTGAACACACTGATTGCTTCCGGTAAACTGCCGGACTTCATTACACTGGGATGGTATGAAGATGCAGTTAAGAAAATGATTGAAGGTAATCTCGTGCTTCCTCTTAACAAACTGGCAGAAGAATATGATCCTTACTTCTTCAAAGTATCCGACCCTGACAAACTGGGATGGTACACACAAGCTGATGGCAATGTATACGGTTATCCGAATGCTTCTTCCTCACCTAAAGATTACGAGAAATATGGCGACACTTATGTAT
This genomic stretch from Paenibacillus sp. FSL H7-0737 harbors:
- a CDS encoding ABC transporter permease, encoding MEKKTNGELSPAMKPQFSGNFETGKVNRTPLWKKFITQRHLQTMALLGVVWMIIFNYIPMYGIIIAFKEYNIVKPISEAPWVGLANFKEFLADDNFVYVMKNTLGISLIKLLIFPLPIIFALFLNEIRSVRFKKSIQTISYLPHFLSWVVLGGILATWLADIGIINNILMALHVIDQPISFLAEPKYFWTIIITSDLWKELGWSAIIYLAAITSISPEMYEAATIDGAGRFQKMWYVTVPTIKGTISILFILAVSGVLNSNFDQILVLRNSLNDSASNVIDYYVYYTGLLSARFSYSTAIGMFKSVISLILLLIANQVSKKLNDTSLF
- a CDS encoding carbohydrate ABC transporter permease, whose product is MITLNRRTKGEVVFDIVNNIGMLCICFVTLYPIWYVLVNAFNDGKDAMLGGIYWFPRKFSLENFSAVFASPGIMRAMWLTVAKTLLGVGLHVFFTAMVAYAFSRRELIGGKFYILLGTITMIFAGGLIPTYLLIRDLHLLENFLVYIIPVMFSFFDLIIFMTFFRDIPDGLEEAARIDGANDWSIFLRVVLPVSLPVLATIALFHGVYQWNDYFTGMIYMNNENMQPIQTFLYRVVAQSSSNLMMTAVQGSAVTRTVTSQSIKLATMVVTTLPIVFAYPFLQRYFVKGMMIGSIKG